Within the Magnetospirillum sp. ME-1 genome, the region CCGCCGGCACCTCGCTGTCGGGCCAGGCGGTGAGCGATTCCGTGCTGATGATCCTAGGCACCGGCTGGACCCAGGCCGTGGTCGAGGACGAGGGCAGGCGCATCCGCCTGCAGCCCGGCGTCATCGGCGCCGACGCCAACCGCCGCCTGGCCGCCTTCGCCCGCAAGATCGGCCCCGATCCGGCCAGCATCGACTCGTGCAAGATCGGCGGCATCGCCGCCAACAACGCCAGCGGCATGTGCTGCGGCACCTCGGACAATTCCTATAAGACGCTGTTGTCCATGCGTCTGGTCCTGGCCGACGGCACCCTGGTGGACACCGGCAACGAGGACAGCGTCGCCGCCTTCCGCGCCAGCCACGCCGACCTGCTGTCCCGGCTCGACGGGATGGGCCGGCGGGTGCGGGGCGATCAGGCGCTGCATGACCGCATCCGCAAGAAGTTCGCCATCAAGAACACCACCGGCTATTCGCTCAACGCCCTGGTGGACTTCACCGACCCGCTCGACATCCTCACCCATCTGATGATCGGCTCGGAAGGCACGCTGGGCTTCATCGCCGAGATCACCTACCGCACGGTGGCCGAGCACGCCCACAAGGCCAGCGCCCTGCTGCTGTTCCCCGACATCGCGGAAGCCTGCCGCGCCGTGGCGGCGTTGAAGAAGACCCCGGTCTCCGCCGTCGAACTGATGGACCGCGCCTCACTTCGCTCGGTCGAGAACAAGCCCGGCATGCCGGGCCAGATCCGCGGCCTGGCCGAGGGCGTCACCGCCCTGCTGGTCGAGGCGCGGGGAGAGACCGCCGACGCCCTGGCCGCCAATCTGGCCGAGATCAACCGGGTGCTGTCGTCCTTCACCACTCTGTTCCCGGCGGAATTCACCAACGACCCGGCCGAGTACGGCAAGCTGTGGAAAATCCGCAAGGGCCTGTTCCCGGCAGTGGGCGCGGTGCGCAAGGTGGGCACCACGGTGATCATCGAGGACGTGGCCTTCCCCATCGAATCGCTGGCCGCCGCCACGGTGGATCTCGAGCATCTGTGCCGCAAGCACGGCTATGACGAGGCCATCATTTTCGGCCATGCCCTGGACGGCAACCTGCACTTCGTCTTCACCCAGGATTTCGGCATCAAGGAAGAGGTGGACCGCTACGCCCGCTTCATGGACGAGGTGGCCGAACTGGTGGTGGCCAAGTATGACGGCTCCCTGAAGGCCGAACACGGCACGGGGCGCAACATGGCCCCCTTCGTCGAGATGGAATGGGGGGCCGAGGCCACCCAACTGATGTGGGACATCAAGCATCTGCTCGACCCGGAAGGCCTGCTCAATCCCGGCGTGCTGCTGGACAAAGACCCGCGCGCCCACCTCGCCAACCTGAAGCCGCTGCCCGCCGCCGACGCTCTGGTCGACACCTGCATCGAGTGCGGCTTCTGCGAGCGCATGTGCCCCAGCCACGGCCTGACCCTGAGCCCCCGCCAGCGCATCACCTCGTGGCGCGAGATTTCCCGGCGCGCCGCGGCCAACGAGAACGCCGACGAGCTTCGCCGTCTCTACGACTACCAGGGCATCGACACCTGCGCCGCCTGCGGGCTGTGCGCCACCGCCTGCCCGGTGGGCATCGAGACCGGCAAGCTGACCAAGAGCTTGCGCGGCCGCCGCCTGGGTTCCGGCGCCCATGCCGTGGGCCAGTGGACCGCCCGGCATTACGGCGCGGCGCTGGCCGCCACCCGCTTCGGCCTGGGCGCCGCCGGACTGGTTTCCAAGGTGGCGGGAACCGGCGCCATGGCCGCCATGGCCAATGGCTTGCGCAAGCTGTCGGGTGGACGCACGCCGAAGGTGGGAGAACACCTGCCCACCAACGCCGCCTTCACGCCCCCGGTCAACGCCCAGGTGGGCGAGCGGGTGGTGTACTTCCCCACCTGCGCCGCCCGGTCCATGGGGCCCGCCGCCGGCGACCCGGAAAAGGATTCGCTGCCCACCGTCATGACCCGGGTGCTTCAACGCGCCGGTTTCGGCGTGGTGATGCCCGACGGGCTGGACAATCTGTGCTGCGGCCAGGCCTTCGAGAGCAAGGGCCTTGCCGCCACCGCCGATGCCAAGGCCGCCGAACTGGAGGCCGCCCTGTTCCAGGCCAGCGAGCACGGCCGGCTGCCCATCGTCATGGACGCCTCGGCCTGCGCCTGGCGCATGAAGACCTATCTGGGCGAGCGGCTCACGGTGCTGGACTCGGTGGAGTTCCTGCACGATGCCGTGCTGCCCCGCCTCTCGCCCGCCAAGCAGGCCCAGTCGGTGCTGGTCCACGTCAATTGCGGTGCGCGCAAGATGGGCCTGGACGACAAGATGGTGGGACTGGCCAAGGCCTGCGCCTCCCAGGTGGTGACGCCGGACGGTGTCGGCTGCTGCGGCTTCGCCGGCGACAAGGGCTTCACCAATCCGGAACTCAACGACCATGCGCTCCGCCATCTCGCCCCCCAGGTGCCGAAGGACTGCGAGGCCGGCTATTCCTCCAA harbors:
- a CDS encoding FAD-binding and (Fe-S)-binding domain-containing protein, producing MPVSRLITDPLRRLAYGTDASFYRLVPQVVAEVRDEDEVRGLLAACRRHNAPVTFRAAGTSLSGQAVSDSVLMILGTGWTQAVVEDEGRRIRLQPGVIGADANRRLAAFARKIGPDPASIDSCKIGGIAANNASGMCCGTSDNSYKTLLSMRLVLADGTLVDTGNEDSVAAFRASHADLLSRLDGMGRRVRGDQALHDRIRKKFAIKNTTGYSLNALVDFTDPLDILTHLMIGSEGTLGFIAEITYRTVAEHAHKASALLLFPDIAEACRAVAALKKTPVSAVELMDRASLRSVENKPGMPGQIRGLAEGVTALLVEARGETADALAANLAEINRVLSSFTTLFPAEFTNDPAEYGKLWKIRKGLFPAVGAVRKVGTTVIIEDVAFPIESLAAATVDLEHLCRKHGYDEAIIFGHALDGNLHFVFTQDFGIKEEVDRYARFMDEVAELVVAKYDGSLKAEHGTGRNMAPFVEMEWGAEATQLMWDIKHLLDPEGLLNPGVLLDKDPRAHLANLKPLPAADALVDTCIECGFCERMCPSHGLTLSPRQRITSWREISRRAAANENADELRRLYDYQGIDTCAACGLCATACPVGIETGKLTKSLRGRRLGSGAHAVGQWTARHYGAALAATRFGLGAAGLVSKVAGTGAMAAMANGLRKLSGGRTPKVGEHLPTNAAFTPPVNAQVGERVVYFPTCAARSMGPAAGDPEKDSLPTVMTRVLQRAGFGVVMPDGLDNLCCGQAFESKGLAATADAKAAELEAALFQASEHGRLPIVMDASACAWRMKTYLGERLTVLDSVEFLHDAVLPRLSPAKQAQSVLVHVNCGARKMGLDDKMVGLAKACASQVVTPDGVGCCGFAGDKGFTNPELNDHALRHLAPQVPKDCEAGYSSNRTCEIGLADHAELPYRSIVYLLDRTTR